In a genomic window of Shouchella clausii:
- the der gene encoding ribosome biogenesis GTPase Der → MTKPVVAIVGRPNVGKSTIFNRIVGERVAIVEDLPGVTRDRLYSKGEWLNHEFYVIDTGGIELGDEPLLVQMRQQAEIAIDEANVIIFMVNGREGITAADQEVANMLFRSKKPVVLAVNKVDNPEMRDSLYEFYSLGAGEPYGISGSHGLGIGDLLDEVVRHFPEENDDDYADDTIKMALIGRPNVGKSSLVNALLGEERVIVSQIPGTTRDAIDTSFTRDGQHYVVIDTAGMRKRGKVYEATEKYSVLRSLKAIERSDVVLVVLDGEEGIIEQDKKIAGYAHEAGRAIVIVVNKWDAVKKDDKTMQTFIEDIRSEFQFLSYAPICFLSAKTKQRLHLLLPEVRKVSESHHLRVPTHVLNDMIMDAVAMNPTPTDKGKRLKINYVTQVAVQPPTFVFFVNEPELMHFSYRRFLENRLRATFEFEGTPIHIIARKKND, encoded by the coding sequence GTGACTAAACCAGTTGTTGCAATCGTTGGCCGGCCGAATGTAGGGAAGTCAACTATATTTAACCGGATTGTTGGCGAGCGTGTCGCCATTGTTGAAGACTTACCGGGAGTAACGCGTGACCGTTTATATAGCAAAGGCGAATGGCTAAACCACGAATTTTATGTAATCGACACAGGCGGAATTGAGCTTGGCGATGAACCGTTGCTCGTGCAAATGCGCCAACAGGCGGAAATTGCCATTGACGAAGCGAATGTGATCATTTTTATGGTCAATGGACGAGAAGGAATCACTGCCGCAGACCAAGAAGTGGCAAACATGCTTTTCCGGTCGAAAAAGCCGGTTGTGCTTGCTGTTAATAAAGTCGACAACCCAGAAATGAGGGATTCGCTTTACGAGTTCTATTCATTAGGGGCTGGCGAGCCTTACGGCATTTCAGGCTCCCACGGATTAGGGATTGGCGACTTGCTTGATGAAGTGGTTCGCCATTTTCCTGAAGAAAACGACGATGATTATGCAGATGATACGATAAAAATGGCATTGATCGGCCGTCCGAACGTCGGCAAGTCTTCGCTTGTTAATGCGCTTCTTGGCGAAGAACGGGTGATCGTCAGCCAAATTCCAGGGACGACCCGTGACGCGATTGATACATCCTTCACGCGAGATGGCCAACATTATGTTGTGATTGATACCGCCGGTATGCGTAAGCGTGGCAAAGTTTATGAAGCCACTGAAAAATATAGTGTGCTCCGCTCACTAAAGGCGATTGAACGGTCTGATGTCGTTCTTGTCGTTTTAGATGGCGAAGAGGGGATTATTGAACAGGATAAAAAAATAGCCGGTTATGCCCATGAAGCGGGAAGGGCAATCGTCATCGTCGTCAACAAATGGGACGCCGTAAAAAAAGACGACAAAACGATGCAGACATTTATCGAAGACATCCGTTCCGAGTTTCAGTTTCTTTCGTATGCGCCAATTTGTTTTTTGTCCGCCAAGACGAAGCAACGCCTTCACTTGTTGCTGCCTGAAGTGAGGAAAGTGTCAGAAAGCCATCATCTTCGTGTCCCGACTCATGTCCTCAATGATATGATTATGGATGCGGTAGCCATGAATCCAACCCCGACGGATAAAGGCAAGCGCTTGAAAATCAATTATGTGACGCAAGTGGCCGTACAGCCGCCGACATTCGTGTTCTTTGTAAACGAACCCGAACTGATGCATTTCTCTTACAGGCGCTTTTTAGAAAACCGATTGCGTGCTACTTTTGAGTTTGAAGGAACGCCTATTCACATCATCGCACGAAAAAAGAATGATTAA
- the plsY gene encoding glycerol-3-phosphate 1-O-acyltransferase PlsY translates to MIVSLIVTVLFGYLLGSVSFSYIIAKKIKKIDIRSEGSGNAGATNTLRVLGIGPAICVLLLDVAKGVAPALLAIALTNGDYPLVPALAGLAAILGHNWPIYFGFRGGKGVATSIGVVATLLFLPALCAGIVAILSIVFTKYVSLGSLLFAVLTPIAALIMLPFFHYPLEYIYLAVLLAILSLWRHRTNMGRLIAGTENKLGKKHA, encoded by the coding sequence ATGATCGTTTCATTAATTGTGACGGTGTTGTTCGGTTATTTGCTTGGGTCTGTCAGCTTTAGCTATATCATTGCGAAGAAAATCAAGAAAATCGATATACGCAGTGAAGGAAGCGGCAATGCTGGAGCGACAAATACATTGCGTGTCCTTGGAATCGGGCCGGCCATTTGTGTCCTTTTGCTTGATGTTGCAAAAGGGGTTGCCCCTGCGCTTCTTGCCATTGCCCTCACGAATGGGGACTACCCTCTTGTACCGGCTTTGGCTGGCTTAGCGGCGATTCTCGGGCATAATTGGCCTATTTATTTTGGGTTTCGCGGCGGAAAAGGAGTTGCTACTTCGATTGGCGTTGTGGCCACGCTTTTATTTCTTCCTGCCCTTTGTGCCGGAATTGTAGCGATTTTAAGCATTGTTTTCACAAAATATGTATCCCTTGGTTCGCTTTTATTTGCAGTGTTAACGCCAATTGCTGCGCTGATCATGCTGCCGTTTTTTCATTACCCATTAGAGTATATTTATTTGGCTGTATTATTGGCGATCTTATCTTTATGGCGGCACCGCACGAACATGGGGCGCCTTATTGCAGGCACGGAAAACAAATTAGGGAAAAAACATGCGTAG
- a CDS encoding stage VI sporulation protein F: MHKTTKVRPDELLKLANSVSQANLKDEATLRQLIGKVAALANRPVSKQQEDQIVEAILNNKMPADMASLAKMFNNKK, translated from the coding sequence GTGCATAAAACAACAAAAGTGCGCCCTGATGAGCTATTAAAGCTGGCAAACTCTGTTAGTCAAGCTAATTTGAAAGATGAGGCAACGTTGCGCCAATTGATTGGAAAAGTGGCTGCCCTTGCAAACAGGCCAGTCTCTAAACAACAAGAGGACCAAATCGTTGAAGCGATTTTAAACAACAAAATGCCAGCTGATATGGCTTCATTGGCTAAAATGTTTAACAACAAAAAATAA
- a CDS encoding DUF2768 domain-containing protein → MSQAMLNMYISFGGLLLMFISAGTALLARTKLSGFFSKVVLTFSFCCLLVSGIIVAYIVLGGPTSTGR, encoded by the coding sequence TTGTCGCAAGCGATGTTAAATATGTACATATCTTTTGGCGGTCTGCTGCTCATGTTCATTTCTGCAGGTACCGCGCTTTTAGCGCGAACAAAACTAAGCGGCTTCTTTTCAAAAGTTGTGTTAACGTTTTCTTTTTGTTGTCTGCTTGTTTCAGGGATCATTGTCGCCTATATCGTCCTTGGCGGTCCGACATCAACGGGAAGGTAG
- the spoIVA gene encoding stage IV sporulation protein A, whose amino-acid sequence MEKVDIFKDIAERTGGDIYLGVVGAVRTGKSTFIKKFMELVVLPNIENEADKARAQDELPQSAAGKTIMTTEPKFVPNQAVSIHVDEGLDVNIRLVDCVGYAVPGAKGYEDENGPRMIHTPWYEEPIPFQEAAEIGTRKVIQEHSTLGVVITTDGTIGDIPRQDYLESEGRVVEELKEVGKPFIMIVNSVRPSHPETEELRTSLAEEYDIPVLAMSIESMTDHDINSVLREVLFEFPVHEVNVNLPSWVMVLNNEHWLRQSYEDSVRETVKDIKRLRDVDRVVSQFTELEFIEKAKLAGIEMGQGIAEIDLYAPDALYDQVLKEVVGVEIRGKDHLLSLMQDFAHAKSEYDQVADALRMVKQTGYGIAAPSLNDMSLDEPEIIRHGSRFGVRLKAVAPSIHMIKVDVESEFAPIIGTEKQSEELVRYLMQDFEENPLSIWNSDIFGRSLNSIVREGISAKLSLMPENARYKLQETLERIINEGSGGLIAIIL is encoded by the coding sequence TTGGAAAAAGTAGATATCTTTAAAGATATCGCAGAGCGGACCGGAGGCGACATTTATCTCGGTGTTGTAGGGGCGGTTCGCACTGGAAAATCGACATTTATTAAGAAATTCATGGAGCTAGTCGTGCTGCCGAATATTGAAAATGAGGCTGACAAAGCGCGTGCCCAAGATGAGCTTCCGCAATCGGCAGCAGGAAAAACGATTATGACAACAGAGCCGAAATTTGTTCCGAATCAAGCTGTTTCGATTCATGTGGATGAAGGGCTTGACGTCAACATTCGCCTCGTTGATTGCGTCGGTTATGCCGTTCCAGGCGCAAAAGGCTACGAAGATGAAAATGGACCACGGATGATCCACACACCGTGGTATGAAGAACCGATTCCGTTTCAGGAAGCGGCAGAAATAGGGACGCGCAAAGTCATTCAAGAGCATTCGACTTTGGGTGTTGTAATCACAACCGATGGAACGATAGGCGATATTCCACGACAAGACTATCTCGAATCAGAAGGGCGAGTTGTTGAGGAACTTAAGGAAGTCGGGAAGCCATTTATCATGATTGTGAACAGTGTACGCCCAAGCCATCCAGAGACGGAGGAGCTGCGTACATCACTTGCTGAAGAATACGATATTCCGGTGCTGGCGATGAGCATTGAGAGCATGACCGACCATGATATAAATAGTGTGCTTCGTGAAGTTCTGTTTGAATTTCCCGTTCATGAAGTCAATGTCAACTTGCCAAGCTGGGTCATGGTTCTAAATAATGAGCATTGGCTGCGGCAAAGCTATGAAGACTCTGTACGAGAAACAGTCAAAGATATTAAACGTCTTCGTGACGTCGATCGGGTTGTCAGCCAATTTACAGAATTAGAGTTTATTGAAAAAGCGAAATTGGCCGGAATTGAAATGGGCCAAGGAATTGCCGAAATTGATTTATATGCACCTGATGCCTTGTACGACCAAGTGTTGAAAGAAGTGGTTGGTGTTGAGATACGAGGAAAGGACCATTTGCTGTCTTTGATGCAAGACTTTGCCCATGCCAAGTCCGAGTATGACCAGGTTGCAGACGCTCTTCGCATGGTGAAACAAACAGGGTATGGCATTGCCGCTCCGTCTTTGAATGACATGAGTTTGGATGAACCAGAAATTATTCGCCATGGCTCAAGATTCGGTGTCCGTTTAAAAGCAGTGGCGCCATCCATCCATATGATTAAAGTCGATGTCGAGTCGGAATTTGCGCCAATCATTGGCACCGAAAAACAAAGCGAAGAACTTGTTCGCTATTTAATGCAAGATTTTGAAGAAAATCCGCTTTCGATTTGGAACTCCGATATTTTCGGTCGGTCCTTAAATTCGATCGTCCGTGAAGGGATTTCCGCTAAATTGTCGTTAATGCCTGAGAATGCCCGCTACAAACTGCAAGAAACATTAGAGCGTATTATTAACGAAGGCTCTGGTGGATTGATCGCCATTATTTTGTAA
- a CDS encoding NAD(P)H-dependent glycerol-3-phosphate dehydrogenase — MQKIAVIGAGSWGSALAMVLADNGHDVRLVGRRQEQMNELNERHTNESYLPNIELPTTIRGYTGMEEALDGVEAIVLVVPTKAMRETVRKIVPYLQKAVPVIHASKGIEPATHKRISEMIAEEDASTNRISSITVLSGPSHAEEVALRQPTTVTVASANDEAAKYTQNLFMNQQFRVYTNPDLIGVEIGGALKNIIALACGVTNGLGYGDNTKAAIMTRGLAEISRLGTTMGAKPLTFSGLSGLGDLIVTCTSVHSRNWRAGRMIGEGLSMDEVLEKMGMVVEGIRTTQAAYELSEKLEIDMPVTKALYSVLFNGIDPYQAAEELMGRVKRHEVESLYRS; from the coding sequence ATGCAAAAAATTGCGGTTATTGGAGCGGGAAGCTGGGGAAGCGCTTTAGCGATGGTTCTTGCGGATAATGGCCATGATGTTCGTCTCGTCGGGCGCCGACAAGAACAAATGAATGAACTGAACGAACGTCATACGAATGAATCATATTTGCCGAACATTGAATTGCCAACAACCATTCGCGGCTATACTGGGATGGAGGAAGCTCTTGATGGTGTTGAGGCTATCGTACTAGTCGTTCCGACTAAAGCGATGCGTGAAACTGTCCGTAAAATCGTGCCCTACTTGCAAAAGGCAGTACCGGTTATTCATGCAAGCAAAGGGATTGAACCTGCGACTCATAAGCGGATATCCGAAATGATCGCTGAAGAAGATGCAAGCACAAATCGCATCTCTTCTATTACGGTTTTATCTGGGCCAAGTCATGCCGAAGAAGTCGCATTGCGCCAACCGACAACCGTTACAGTTGCTTCAGCGAATGATGAGGCAGCCAAATATACGCAAAATTTGTTTATGAACCAACAGTTTCGTGTCTATACCAACCCTGACTTGATCGGTGTTGAAATCGGAGGAGCACTAAAAAACATTATTGCACTAGCCTGTGGTGTGACGAATGGCCTTGGTTACGGGGACAATACAAAAGCAGCGATCATGACGAGAGGGTTAGCGGAAATTTCTCGCCTGGGCACGACAATGGGGGCCAAACCATTAACGTTCTCAGGTTTATCAGGGCTCGGCGATTTAATCGTTACTTGCACAAGTGTGCATTCACGTAACTGGCGTGCTGGACGAATGATTGGCGAAGGCTTATCCATGGATGAAGTGCTTGAAAAAATGGGAATGGTAGTTGAAGGAATTCGAACAACCCAGGCAGCCTATGAACTATCCGAAAAGCTGGAGATTGATATGCCAGTCACCAAAGCGCTCTATAGTGTTCTGTTTAACGGAATTGACCCTTACCAAGCAGCTGAAGAACTAATGGGGCGTGTAAAACGTCATGAAGTGGAGTCGCTTTACCGTTCGTAA